ATAGATTTAAGGTTTGACATGATCATTGccacatttttcttttatttaattttaattaaaatttgaatataaaattttataaatttaaaaatgttatcGAAAAATTTTTATTGTCACCAtttattaattcatttatttcttaattttattatttttgaaacCTCATATTTCTCATTTTATTTTCTCATTATTAATATCTATCTCCATGTTTTTTCTCTGTTAAAATTCGAACAGTTATTTTTTTCCCACAGGCGGTGTTGGCAACTCAACCTTCATATCCAATTTCCTGGTCTCATAGAACTGGTCTCAATCATTACTGCTTCGTGGGTCTCTCTCCTCTTATGGACAATTGGAGAGGTATctgtaaaaatttgaaaaatttgaaGAACAGGAAACTGCTCTTCGAAGAAGAAATTGCATGCCTCCCACTACTAAAGAAATGAAGCTCTCCTTCAtcttcataatttgggtttgatATGCAGCCATATTTGTGAAATAGAAGTGTGATATGATTCATCCTTTCCCTCTTCCTTTTCTCCTTTAGTTATTCCGTCGAAAATGAGAACCACGTCCATTGTTATAGCATGCACACAAATTTAAGGTACACACATAATtacacaatcacacagtataagaaaagagaaaaagaataacataaaatttacacAGTTTGACTATAAAGTCTATGTTCATgggtaaaataaaagaaaaaatccaTTATAATAAAAAGAACAAAATACAATCACCCAGAACTCTCAAATTCTAATTCAATGTATTTTCCAAATATTAcagtatttatatttatattgttTCATAAGTGTTTTCAAGCTCTAAGTGTTAGCCTTGAGCATGAGGTGTTGTGTTAAGTACCTCACGTTAATTAGGCATGTGGGTAGTGTATCTCTTATAAGGACTTAAGCAATTCTTTTTTTTAAACCAACTTTTAGAGTGAGCTAAGTGATGTGTTAAGTAGCTCACATTGATTAGGTATGTAGAGAATGCGCCCTTATCCTTATAAGGATTTAGGCAATTTTTCTCCTTAAACTAGTTGTAAGACTGAGTTATACCCTGTCCAACGTTGCTGGTGTGTTTGTGGCAGGGCTTGGTGGCTTTGGGTTTAGCGCTATCGTCCATGGTGGATTCATCGATAGCGGCGAGCAAGTGAGAGTTCTGCATCTTAGAAAATGTAAAGTCATGGAAAAACTGACACAAGTTTCTCAATTGTTATTTCTTGACAATTGCAAAACCTATTCGAGATTAAATGAAAACTCTATATCAATttggataaaaaaaatatatagatatTAAATTTATTCGAACATCTGAAAAAAGTACAAGGGGTCAAATTGATAATCTtccatttattttttatctatatcTTATTCTATGTTATAATATCTCCATTTTTTCTTTAATCAactataatttttttcataatcttaaaaattatttcaatGCTATTAAAATTATATCTATATTtaacaaataaagaaaaatgtATTAAGAGGAAGAAATACTTAGATTATATTGATATGTTATTTATTGACTAgcataataaaatttaatgtaataaaataataattatattatgtaaTCTTTGACcagtttaataataattatatataaaattacataaaatcttatttgttttgatttttattaCAATCACAACTCATTAGCAGTAATTATCCCATCAACACTCGACATCCACCGTTAGTATTTATTGTTTCACGTTGATTTGAGATAAAGTATTTGTGCTATAAATAAAACTTGAGTAAACCTTCTCTTTTTGTACTAGCTTTTGGGATAGAGTTAAATTAGGTCCATTTTCTCTACAAGGTATCAGACTTACTAGGAGTGTACATGGGTCAGTTTGGGTGGGTTCAATACATTTTGCTAAACCAAACCAAAAAAGTTGATTTTAATAGTATTCAAACAGACACTAACAAATTAAATTACAAAACCACAAATGTTCGATTTTCACATTAATCGGATTGGATTCAGTTTGAGCGATTTTTActtattttaatactttttagACTTTTATAATTTaactattattaaatttttttcataaaCATATTATCATACATTAATTGAAAAACAAAACATTAACTTAAGATGTATTATTtagtaaaaataaataagaataaaaaataaaataaagttactcacatgtgtgtatatatatatatttggtttGGGTTCAGTTTTTACTATGTCAACCCGAAACCCAAACCGAAAATTCGGTTTACAATTATTTTCAAACCATaaccaatatttaaatatttaaaagtaCTAATTTTGGTTTAGATTTATTTGGGTTGGTTGGGTTAATTGGTTTGGCGGCTTCTTTGTACATCCCTAAGATCTACCCTAATATAATGTTGAGCCACTTGGTCCAGATGTTTATGATTGGGCATAAAGGGGGTGCTTTGTCTCATATTGATTTGAGATAAGgtgtttatattatatataaaatttagataaatcTCTTCCTTTTGGACTAATTTTTTTAAGATAGAGTTAGATCCGATATATTTTCTCTGCAATATCACCATCTAGCGACCGTTAGTATTACCTCCAATGACCAATATCACTAGTTAGCCATCACTATTGCTATCACCACCCTAGCAAGCGACCACCACCCCATTGCCACCATTACCATAATTATCTATGACCACCACCAACAATACTATTTGGTCACCATTATGTACTGCTACCATTATCCGACCATCACCCATCAACAATCATTGCCATCAGTCCCTTATTATTATtaccataaataaattaaatatttaaaataatattataattacatTAATTTATATACAtgttaatttttacaattaaatataaaattaaaatgataattacattacatcacatcatatcatttattttattatatgatTGATTATGCTGTGTTATATTATATTACGTGATACCCTGAGTGCATAAATAATAACTTAAAGATAAAAGGCAATATTGAAATTTGAAACACCCCATACATGTTGACTTGTATGTAATTTTAGATTTCCGTTGAAGCTTTAGGTGAAATCTCTCCTAAATATATTTGAAAGAACAAtcattgtaaaaaaaaattaaaacttattaattatgataaattaaaatttaataatcacAATGAAAACCAATGTTTAATGACAACATTAaagcaataattttttttatatatccaCAAAGACTAGAGTATTGCTAGCTCCCATGCGCAGTCATTTCGTTTTGCATTGAAGTTGTATTGgtccttatttatttatttttattgataagCATATATTAGtccaaattaatttaattacaaacATAAACTACGGTTTCATTTATTTTGtgaaaatttcacattttttaacATTTGAACATTTGGGAAAATTGATTTCTGATCAAATGTACttttaaggaaaataactttttcttataaaaaaagaaagttattaaaatatttttttaaaaaataattttaatgaaaaattatataagtttttttaaaaaaaaaaaaaaaaaaaaaggctacgAAGATGTTGAGGTTATATATAAGCGGAAATTGCTATAGTCACTGTGTGAATCATGGATACAAGACTCTAGCACCAACAGGGTAAAGCGTCCTTTAACCTGTAAAGGAATGTACCATATCCAAATCACAGGGTTTTCATTGGATTGTCTTGCGAATTGACAGGGACATGTCTTCATATGTAGCAAGGCCTTACAGCTTTGCAGGATCAAATAATTTTATCGAATAGTTACCAAGATCCATGATGGTTCAAATCAGAATTATTACACATAACATTTTTTTTTCGAAAAGCATATTTTAATCATTGACATTTGCTAACCTTTAATAAATTCTCATCTCACTGATGTTATTCTCTTCTTCTTCTGTGGGTATAAGATGATGGTTTTAGGTATTGCATCTACAAAATAACCGGGTAGGTTAGTTAACCACTACTTTAATGCTTAAGTCAGTAATAGAGTTGGATTTATAGATGAAGAGGATTAATCAGGTTCACATACATATCTGATAGACTTGTAGGATTTAGTGTAAATTCTTATTAGGATTAGGTGTTTGTGATTGGATGGGACTGAGAATCCACTTTGTCTGCCTTAGGATGTTATGACTTTGACTACAGCGATTATCTCGAGATCCTTATATTTTAATGTGATCCACGCATCCAAGGATATGCTTGGGTGAGGAAATGTTGTCCAAGAGTCAGAGCATCATGTTCAAGTTCCTTGCGGGTTTCATTACCTGTTACTTAGTTACTTGTTATTCACCTTCGGGTATTGCTTTAGTGGCTATAGTATCACTCACATcccaaatttttaaaaaatacaattaaataaaCCTTATGATGATTATAGTCAGCATCAAAATTGATGGAGAAATTGAACTAATTGAGGGTGTTACTAAACTTATTTTAGTAAAGATTAAGGATTAATTTATGTATTTGACGTTCTTAAATTTACTAAATTATGAAAGTTAAGGGTGACATTAAAGATTTTTAAAGTTGAGAGTGACATATAAGGGTCAGAATTAATTTATACCTTCAACATTTTTTGTATGAACCCTCATCAACCCTCTAAATAATGCTTCAACTTTGTCCTGACAGTGTATGAAACGTCAATATGTGAAGCTAATTTGCACTCCCTATTTACGAATTGCTTGTGATGAGGGGCGAAAATTTTTGGCAGAAGAAACAAAACTGGAAAAGTTTAGGCAAATATTTTATAGTGTTTATGGATTACACGGAGAGACATTTTAGTGAAATAGCTCCTATTTGTCCTGGAGGGAAGAAGCCTAATTTGTCTTTAGTTGTGGCATCACATGGCACAAGCAGTCAAGTTGATctcatttatatatcatgtatatGAAAGGATGGCAATGAAGGGTAGCTATCAATCACTAAACTCAATGGAAAAGCTACATTAATTAAAACAAAATTATCATAGGATTTGTCTTAAGTGGCATTCCGTGGGAACAAATTCGACAAAAGAGTAGCCGGCTAAGGCAACTTTCTTAACCTATGCTTTACCTTCATGATGAGTTGATTTGTTTGATAAAAATCACTTACAAGAGATTAAATTTTCACACAAttacatttaatttttctttttttttttaaaataatttttttaaattaaaaagaattaaattatttcattttaaacattagaattgattaaaagaaatcaattgaattaaatgtttacaaaatttaaatttcaaacaaGGGATTAATTAATGAAAAGAATGAAGAAATACTTAAATTTAAGTAATGGGAAAAAAATATTAGGAGGGAAAAAAAGCCTCTAAGACATTTTTTGTCATTAGGAATGAGAGAGATCAGGAAGTGCCTTTTCTATTCAAAGGAGGCCAAAATAAAACCAAAATATAAATAGAAGAAAATAGAATAACGCCTTTAGTCATCAATGTATATGTGCATGTATGGGATTGAAATTCTCTCATATGACTTTATTTACAGGATTTTTCTTGCCTACATCGAGTCTATCATAGATCCAAAACATGTATGATGAGATCCACTTATTAAATACACATATGGGTATCACATATTTGTCTTGAGTTCATGTTAGACCGGGTCTAGATAAGAATTTTCCAATTTATAACCTAATAGAAATTACTGAATTTAAAAGTAATTAACATGATAGGATTAAAATCATGGTTGGGTGGTTAGCACCATATTAGCTTCAACATCcatagaaattcaaactaaatcccCTCACTTGTGACATGAGTGAAGAAACCCAGTTGGTTACATTGGACTGGCCCCATCATAACCTTGAAATGAGTTTTATCATAAGTTATGGATTTCCCGGCGTGTCATTTATATATATGAGATCATACACATAAAAGATTCATCCAAACTTAACAACAAAAGAGGTACAAATTAATTCAAACTATACTTCAGAAGAGTACATCTGCTAACCCGGTTACACTCTTGTCATTTTAGTCACGCTCAGTTTTTCAAATTCTGACTTGATACTATCTGGGCGCTTATTGAACAATGACCTTTACTTTCTCCACTATATATATGGTTCAAGTAGCAGACTCAAACCATcccctctctctgtctctctccaaATACCCAAAATCATTTTAAAACCCAAAAACTATGCATAGATTTGCAAGAAGCAGACCTCTTATATTTCTTGgacatgggagcattaaaatcTAGGACCAGATAAAACCTAGCTCTCCAATCCGATCCACCAATATATACTAGACGCGTGTCAAATAAACAACTCAAAAAAGTCCTCCCTTCTCATCTTCCTCTTAAATTTCTTTGAAGGTTTCAGACTTGCATGCACGTTAAAGCAACAACAAAAACCCTAATAGTTCTGTCTCCTTAATTTTCCTTTCTCTTTGAGTTTTCTATCAACCATGAAAACTGAACTAAGAGCAAACGCTACTACGCCAATTCCTCTTCAAAACTCTCGTCTTTTCAACAATCCTGAAAGTTCTCTCTCAGGTGCTCTTAAAGGGTGTCTTGGTAGCCTTGATGGAGCATGCATAGAAAAGCTTCTACTTCACTGCGCAAGTGCCCTAGAGAACAACGATGGGACTTTGGCTCAACAAGTGATGTGGGTGCTCAATAATGTTGCTTCTTTGGCAGGTGATCCGAACCAAAGGCTCACTTCTTGGTTTCTAAGGGCACTTATCTCTAGGGCATCTAAAGTTTGCCCCACAGCGACCAATTTTGATGGTAGCAGCACAATCCAAAGGAGGCAAATGAGTGTGACTGAGCTTGCCGGGTATGTTGATCTAATCCCTTGGCACAGGTTTGGGTTCTGTGCATCAAATGGTGCCATTTTTAAGGCAATTGAAGGCTACCAAAAAGTTCATATTTTAGATTTTAGCATCACTCATTGTATGCAGTGGCCTACGCTTATAGATGCTTTGGCTAAAAGGCCAGAAGGGCCACCTTCACTTAGAATCACCGTGCCCTCTTGTAGGCCACCAGTTCCTCCTTTGCTTAACGTATCAACTGAAGAAGTTGGCCTTCGTTTAGGCAATTTCGCTAAGTTCAGGGATGTGCCATTTGAATTCAAAGTGATTGATGACCGATGTTCTTCCTCTACATCAACTGAAATTATGTGCAAAGAATCCTCTGGTTTTCATTTTGAGTCATTATTGAATCACTTGACTCCTTTGCTTGACCTTAGGGACGATGAGGCCTTGGTAATAAACTGCCAAAATTGGCTACGATATTTGTCGGATGAGCAAAAGGGAAGAGTCCAAGACTCTTCTCTAAGAGATGATTTTCTTCGTACCATTAAAGGCCTTAATCCTTGTCTTATAGTTGTCGTCGACGAGGATTCTGATTTAAGTGCACTAAGTCTCACTTCCAGGATTACTAGTTGCTTCAATTATCTATGGATACCATTTGATGCCTTAGAAACTTTCCTTCCCAAAGATAGTTGCCAAAGGATTGAATATGAATCCGATATTGGTCACAAAATTGAGAATATCATCAGTTATGATGGGTTCCAAAGAATAGAAAGATTAGAATCTGGCATTAAACTATCACAAAGGATGAAGAACGCTGGTTGTTTAAGTGTTCAATTCTGTGAAGAGACTGTTAGAGAAGTCAAGTCCTTACTAGATGAACATGCTAGTGGTTGGGGGATGAAAAGAGAAGAAGATATGTTGGTGCTCACATGGAAGGGTCACAACTCAGTATTTGCCACAGCTTGGGTCCCAGGTGGTTTAGAGGATTAAATGGGTGTGGACTGAAGTGCCTTACAAGATAAATGGCAGGGTTTGGGTCTACAATGAGATAGGTTTGGCTTGTTTTTACTTTAGATGTGGTCCTGGTGAAGAGGCAATGACAAAACAGAAATGCTTTTTTCTCTTTGTCAAAAGGCTGCAAATGGGCACGACACGAGACAAGATGAGAAACGGCAGCAAATTGAGAACGACCTTATTATGCTACCTTTGTATTCGTGCTATATAGCTATATTATCACTTGGGAGGCAAAGAAAGATGTACGTATTGTCTTTGTATGAGACAAAATCGTCTACCACTTTGCTTTCTTTTCCTTTCAATTTGCGTCCTTCTTAGTTCTTCCACCTTTTGTTTTGGCAAGGTTTGAAAGGAAGTAGGCAGCTACCTCTTTCTTAATCATCATTACTGTTATTTATCTGTCCTTCAGAATATAACTGATTCCCTTGAACTCACTGATGCTTCTACATCAGAATTTCTATATGGGGTAACCTTAAGTCACAATATTTAAAGCGAATTTTTTAGGTAAATTCAATCTACAATATCACTGTAAAATCATTTTATAGTGATATAATTATGATTAAACatgtgatttaatttttaatttttttttatttatataattatagatACACATGAATAATATGGATtgatttaataattttagttaataaATAATGTGATGGATTGATTCTAATTAAGAATCTCTCATATCAAAAATATCCTAGATTGTCTAAGTGTAATTAAATATCTCTTGTATGCATATATTTAGATTTTAAATTTTGACTTTCACCTTAACATAAAGCTTTTGGTTAACTAtttcattttttatataaatgCTTGTGTGATCCGCCGTAAGAGAGAgctattttctttttatatttgtcGATGTATTGGTAAATAAGAGAACTCAAACACTGGATCCGCTCCCTATATACTATTGTTGAAGGATGTAATCTGAGTAGGCCTGATTTGCTAAGTTATTGACCATTAATAGATAATTTGATGAgctgttattaaaaaaatatactattttaaatatatttatttgaaattattcactatttattattagtttaaatttaatatatttttactcATAAAAGTTTCAAAATAGTTGATAGCCAGTCTAGAATATTAAGTCTCGGTCAATTGGTCAGAAGTCAAGTAATTCGTTTGACTTatttaagaataaattttaaGGGTTGTCCTTTAGGTTTAAAAGTTATAATAGAGTTGTTCttgaatttaaaaatataacataaaacctcttaaattttaaaattttatacagtaaaatccTTCTATTCCTCAATAGCTGGTTTATGCAATCCAGAATAACAGTGATGTGAATAATTCTCTCTCCTCTATATGATAGTGGCAAAAAAAAAACTATGATTTTCTTTACAGATTAACTATAAAAAGAATCTTAGCCGTATGAAATATTAAAGTACTAGATGTATAACAGCTGATTACAGGAACTCTGCCTTCAAAAATAGCAACAATCGTTCACATTATTGCCGCTTGAGATTGTCCATATTAATGTGTTACATATAATCTAGTTATTAGGAGTTAAAAGGATTTTACAgtgtaaaatttcaaaatttaaagagttttatattatatttttaagttcaaGGACGGCTCTATTAGAATCCTTGAAGTTCAAGGATAGCTATTGAAATTTATCCCTTATTTAAAGAGTCAAATAGTTTGGTCAAATAGTCAAAACAAGAGATGACTCAGCCAACATGAGTGAATGGTGATTCGAATGCTCAGATTAGCACAACACAATCATATTACTCAGGTATCTCAGAGTGATAACTCGGACTATATACTTGAATTGAGTTATCCTTGTCGAGAATCTGAGGGTCACACAATCAAGCAGTCTTGGAAATCTTATAGTTTATCAAATGATCATCAACTACTCATAACTGTCACCTGACTCGGTCTACATATATCATATCAACGCCAAACCTTGGGTACACTTACTCAGCTTATTTTATTACTTATATTCTCTACATTCATAACTTTAAAACACATGTTACTATGTTACTAACTTGAGTGTTGGAGTGATTACCCAAAGGCCACTGACCTCATCTCTCGTCTACAGGTTCATATCAACCATTGACTAGTCAGAGGAGCTTATGACATAGTAAACAGTAATtcaaactaatattttaatagtatttaaaagtgtatttaaataaattaaatgataattattaTATAAGTATAATTaactatattattatttttttgaaataa
This sequence is a window from Hevea brasiliensis isolate MT/VB/25A 57/8 chromosome 10, ASM3005281v1, whole genome shotgun sequence. Protein-coding genes within it:
- the LOC110660539 gene encoding scarecrow-like protein 32, with the protein product MKTELRANATTPIPLQNSRLFNNPESSLSGALKGCLGSLDGACIEKLLLHCASALENNDGTLAQQVMWVLNNVASLAGDPNQRLTSWFLRALISRASKVCPTATNFDGSSTIQRRQMSVTELAGYVDLIPWHRFGFCASNGAIFKAIEGYQKVHILDFSITHCMQWPTLIDALAKRPEGPPSLRITVPSCRPPVPPLLNVSTEEVGLRLGNFAKFRDVPFEFKVIDDRCSSSTSTEIMCKESSGFHFESLLNHLTPLLDLRDDEALVINCQNWLRYLSDEQKGRVQDSSLRDDFLRTIKGLNPCLIVVVDEDSDLSALSLTSRITSCFNYLWIPFDALETFLPKDSCQRIEYESDIGHKIENIISYDGFQRIERLESGIKLSQRMKNAGCLSVQFCEETVREVKSLLDEHASGWGMKREEDMLVLTWKGHNSVFATAWVPGGLED